The window TCCCCATTCTCGAGActgctggaagctgctgggatGAGATTCTCGTTCCCTCACTAGTTCCAGGATGGCCAGGTTGCTGTTAGGTTGTTAAGAGTGACGACACACTTTCACCCGGCGTCACTGCCAGGTCCATTTTatccgtttaaaaaaaaaaagaagtgctaACATTAGCGCTATGCTTTAGCGCTATATTATACATAGTTGgttatatgtatttatatgcGCTTACGTCCCCGTTTAACTACCAAATGAATCAGCTAGCTTGTTCCCCAGAGCTAAATCCAAGAAAGTTCTTCTGGAACATCTTACAATGGTGCATCCACTATCGCAGCATTGCTCaacagactgtccaggagctgaGTGATGTCCTAAtccaggtgtggggggggagcCTCGAAGGCCGTTTGCTGTCTCACATGAACACAGTCAGCTGTAGAACATGCAGACAGGTGGACACTGTCCTTCAGAGCTGTCTTTAGATGCTTCCTGTTGTTGAGAGGCCAGTAAAGCTAGTAAAGACGGCTGTTTTTGTGATATTCAGAGTGTTTGCAAAGTCAGTGTGTCGCCTTTTTACCGGAGTTGTCTGGTGAGCCCAGAATAGAACAGCAGAGTGGCACACTGGTATTTTGCTTTTAGTTAGAGTGCTCGTTGTTAGAGCTCCATCTGGATCTTACATGTCGCCCCCTTCaactggagctgcagtttaAGGTTGACCTGTGATGTGCGTGTCAGTTGTGTCTTGCAGGCCgacagtgaagctgctctcttCAGAGGACGGGAAGCAGCGCATCGTCcaagcagctcagcagctctgtcGCTCTGTGGAGAAGAAAGCGATGAGCTCCAAAGACATCAACGTCTCCATGCTCGACATTATTCTCAGAGGTACTGAAGATCACTGCGACTGTGAAGGAGATATCTTTGTCCAGAAAGAATCAGAAGCTAATTCTGAAGTCTGAATGCATACTGCTCATTAGAGCTTTGTATGAAGCTGCTAACAAATATACAGTGTAGTGAATATTAATAACCTGGAGCACAATGACAACAAGTCATTGGTCGCCCCCACACCCATGAACATCTGGTAGGCTTTATTTAATCACTTCCTTCACCACACAGGTAATTGCTTTCATTCATGCATTTGTATTGTTTTAGATTCCAGAAAAATTCCCGATCCTGACTTGGTTTTGAAGTTTGGGCCTGTCGACAGCACACTGGGCTTCCTGCCCTGGCACATCAGACTGACAGAATTCATGTAAGTTGCTGTAGCCACGTATCATTGGCTGACACGTCTAGATTCCAAATGGAAAAGAGCTTAATCCGTATTCTGTCAACCCACCGTGCAGGAACTAGAGGACCTGTTTGAGAAACATGTGCTTAAGCTCTAAAAATGGGAACTCCACAATATTTAGGTTCATAAAAATTGAAAAAATCAAACCAgcattgttgtttgtgttgcaaTTGGGGCAGTCAGGATGAATTTGGACTCCTCTGTCTTTGGGATTCATCTGAATAAAAGGTTTTAATGCAATTAATCCAGCTGCACCGGTGAAGGACTCTGAATGTTTCTGGCAACGCATTTTGCCCAGTTTGTCCAAGTAGAGTTGGCGTCCTTCAGGCGCACGTGGGCAGTTGATCCAGTAGCGACAGGCGGTAGGAGCAGCTGATCAAGTTGGAAGATTGGTTGGCCCTGCGGATGTACAATTGAAGCCTCAGGACGGAACTGTGGCCCGACATAAAGTATGATGCAGGAAGGAGTTTTCTTTTAGTGAAGTTTCAAATTGCACATTAACGGGAAGCACAGGGTGACCGGGGATTCTGCCAGCTCTTCAGCTAATGTTCTCACCTATACCTGGGTGAGTTCATGGTTCATCTGTTTAGCTCTAATGCTCACGTCCCTCTCAGGAATGTCCTTTTGGACATTATTAACCGTTTACAGCatcgccactagagggcgcctaCAGCCGTAACGCGCTAGAAATGTTTGTCCACCAACCAGGGAGTTGGTGTGGAGCGCTGCACATTTCCAGGGATATCTCACTCTTGGGGAGTCTGAACTGGAGTGTGGAAGAGTGTGTACGCACCATTTGTGCATAAGGCTCAAGTACTCTTACTGGTCTTTAAACTCTGAGAACTCATGTTCTCATTGTGCATTAATGGTTCGGTACTCCATCCTCCTCACTTCACTTTTTAGTTTTATATGTCCCCATGGAACTGGTATACCCATTTAACCTGTGCGGACCACTGCAGGGCTCCTTGGTCACTGACAAACCTGGCATTGTCTTTGTTGTTGCGTGGCACATATTACTGGCATGTGTTGATTTGTCTACCgatgttctttttttctgtgtgtgtccacagttCACTGCCCTCCCACAAGAATGTCTCCTATGAGCAGTTGCTAGGGGCTCTGCAGCGGTATGGTAGCTGCCACCAGCGACTCGGCCAGTGAACTTCAGAAAGTGTAGGCCACTGAGTTCCTCTCCTGTCCAAGAAGgaaagcaggagaagcagctttTAAAGCCATTGTGTCATTCATTGTCCAGCTGCTGTCATCATACGGAATCGTGGGAGCAGCCGGTGCTGAGTATTACAGTCGGTGGCAAATGTGTGAAAGAACTAATTGTCTTTATGTATAGTTTTACCAGAGAAGTTTAAGTCTGCTGGACTGAAGATGTTCTGAAATAAATGCTTGACCTGGATGTCTGCTGTCAGGTGGGCTCTTTTCACTCAGCAATATTTCATCAGGACAGCTTTCCAGGGGCGTAGAATTGGGACACGTCCCTACCACTGTCCTGCAGGATGGGAGGCAGGGACACGTCCCTACTTATATCCAGCAGTACGGGACAGGAGGCAGGGACACATCTTTCAGACAGGCTGGCCTTTGCTAATTGGAATGAAAGCATAAACTGGCCTTGGTACCTGACTCTTGAAGAGTAGTTTGACAGTGAAGAGACTTTTGTTGAGGCTGTAAATTAGCTGCCAACCTGAGTAGAAGCCTCCTGCTCTTCCCATGACTTCTTGTAACATAGTTAGCATCCTTTGTGACAAAGTGCCGGCTCATATTGGATTCTTTACCAACTGCAGTGGTCTGTTGGCATATGAGGCACACAGCGTTTGATGGGTGTTCAGTGAAAAATTATTCAGTTGTCCATTCTTTAGGAAACACTGGACATTCTCCGTCCACTTTCCTTTTCTTAGGTCCACTCATCTTTACTGAAGGACTGAGGGGTCAAGAGTAAAGCGCTAACGTGGAGTAATACATCAAACCTCAACAAAGGTCAATGCATCTCGAGGGGAAAtaaaacattaacaaggtttagtAATAGAATTTCTTCATGTCCGGCGGGTCAGGTTAATAGGGGCTGCATGTGGCCCCGGGGGCTGTAGTTTGCCCACACCTGTTTTAGCCAAACAAGAAACCTTGGATGACTGCTTCCAATACTGCCTCCAGGTCTGGGACACAGACTCCCTGTACAGTTACAGTTCTACCAGAGCCGACCTGAGGGGGCCATCAGTGGCAACGGCTGGATACCAGAGGAAGACGGATGGCTGCTTTTAGAATAATGTTCCCGGGCAGCTGTGGCAACAAATGACAAACTACAGATCCTGGAAGCATAAACATACTGACGTGAGAGCTGATGGTCATGGATGGCCATGGAATTGCACAACATTGGGCCTTGGGATCTTGTTATCTCTGTATTCAAAATGCCATCGATAAAATGCACCGCCGCCATTGGCAACTCCATCCACAGGATGACGTCAGCAAAGCGCTCACCCACCCAGCACCATACAGGCCATCTGGCACCAGCTCTGTCCAGTGACAACGGAGTCATCTCAATATGGAACTGAATCAGATCATTCTCTTCCTCAAGTCGCATATGATGATGAGCTGCAGTTGGGTCGAGACCCCGATGAGGACGACAAGCATGCAGATGAGCTTCTTTGAGACGGTTTGTGGTTCTGCAAACCGACAATTGCAGCAGCTGTTGGAGTGGCTGCTCTCAGACCGTCCTGGAGGTGAAGCTACAGATGTGGACGTCCAGGACTGGTATCCTTACCCACAGGGGGAGGGGAGACgaggggagagcagaggagccaTAACCCAGAAGGGTtcagcagcctggtgatcaggtgattaTGTTTCtggaggattggtccaagtacagaaccttgtggaactccatggctcaccctactgtatgaggagggaacactatggacatgggcaaactgatatctatcagataaatatgacctaaaccagtctagtgttgTCCCTTTAaccccaatcacatgttccagtctctgtaacaggatgctgtgatcaactgtatcaaaagcagcactgaggtccagcagaaccagcatagagaccagtccatgatctgaagctataagaagatcattaataactttaataagtgctgtttctgtgctgtgatgagctctaaagcctgactgaaacatctcaaacaggctgttcctctgcaggtgctccagtaactgagtcaccaccaccttctctttGAAATAAGTATTTATTAGGTTACCATATGTTAAAGTCTGTCCACCCTGCTCATTTTTGCATTGATGTTGCATTGTCCAATGTTACCTGTTGTTAATTGCCCCAAGAagaataaataaagtttgaaatcaatgtcattttcttcttctttcattcacgacttcctcccttttctcctgtCCTTTTTCCAGGGCTTCTGTGTCAAATCTGTAGCTGAATTCACGTTTTCTTTGTTGTATTTAGTGtttgagctgagctgagctgcatTTCCACTGGCCATTCACATGGGGGCGGTATTACAAGTAGGAACTATTGTCAATCACAATTATACGTCACGAAGAAGACGAAGGCCGcggacgaagaagaagaaatcagaCCCGCAGCGTCAACAACAACATCCCGCAGCCGCTAACGACGACTCAGTTTCGGTATCGGTTGATATCAGAGAGGAACAAACAGCCGAGACGATGGGAGCCGTTCTGGGATTATGTTCCACGGCGAGCTGGGTGAGCATCAGTGTCATCAGTGCAACATCTTTTATGCGTTTGGTctggttctggaaccagacGTCATGACTGCGCAATAAGAGAGCCAGCAGGCCTCCAGGGGACTTTAACTCTGGCCCTTTGTAAGGACATTACGCAGCGTTTTTATCTGCCAAGATCCGTTTTATTAGCGATGGCTAATGCTAAATGTCTGTATCTGTATTGTAGCTCTCTTTTTTAGTGATGGACGTTTCCCCAACATGCATTTGTGTACATATTGGCCAAATGCGCGTGTAAACGGCTGTGCGCGTAGGCGTGTGTTCATAAACGCGTGTAGGCTTGGAAAGATGTCGAAAACCCAACATTCCTTTTAGATTATTGTGATGTTTGACTTGTTCATGTGTAGAAGCCTTTTCTGATGGCAGCTCCAATGAAATAGCTGAAACAATACTTGATTTTGGTCATTTAATCGTGACATAAATTACTCATTTTGAAACAATTAAATGTCTCACATAGATGTACCCAGATATATCACTGcattcatttaaatttcattcTAATAATAGTTTCCCATTGTTTAGGTGACGTATCAGTTAACTCAGTTAACCAGTTAACTCATTTAATATTGATACCTGACACCAACCCAATTTTGGGTCGGCACCGGTTCGTATCCTTCGTGTCCTTCATAGGTAGAAAACAAAGCGGTCAGATCCACCTTTGTGCACGATGCCTGGTAAGGATGTGGTCATATATGAGCACGCCATTCTGCAGTAAAGGGCCAGGTGTCTCCAAGGGTGCAGACCGGAGAGCAGGACTGAGCTATTCAAGCAGAATACATCCAGTCATTACTCCATATCTTGCAGAGACAACATGCTTTTCTTATTCCACACGCAGAACAACACATCAAGTGTGCACCTCATTAAATGAACTTGATGAAAATGACCTGCTGTACCTGCATGTTGCCCTAGAGACCATCAGAAAGGACACTTGGGCTGgatctctgtctctgtctatgTCAGCTTCACCATACATGACTCTTTTGTGATCTGCTCTTTCAGAGCAGGACAGATGGTACAGATAATCGTGCACTTCCTCCAGTTTGACTGGTTTTACAGATAGGCGGCAGGAGCGGACGATCACACCTCTGTTCTTTCATCACCATTTTTGTGGCTGTGGTGGTTCAGAAACACATCCTCCTTGCATGTGCAGCATAATCCCAGTTGCAGCTAAGTGAGTCAGACTGCACCAATCCTGTTAGAAAGAATACCTTTATACCTGCCTCTGCAGCCaaagctggagagagatggGAGCAGCACAGGGGTGCGAAGGCTTAGCTGTGGTTCTGCTGTGCCGCTGGCCCTCGCACTGACAGAGGGGACCTTGCTGTGTGGTGGGTTTTTTCAAAAAGTCATTCTGTTGTAAGACATTCCAGAACATTTTCCTCTACAGCTGAAATTTGTTCTACCACCATGTGTTTTGGATTCTTGTGTCTGAAAAGAGAAATACCACCTCCACACTTgccctctgtgtgtttgcagatcaTTTCCTAAaccctccatctgtctctgcctctggtgAGCCAGGTTTGACTGTGCAGTTCTGTTAAAGGCCTGTAGAAGGCGCTTTTGAAGTGCAGGAAGTTGTCAGACTGCTGCTATTGAAATGAGTGACTTTTAGATGGCGCCCAGCCTTGATGGTGTTGCTAAACTGTTGGACCGTGTGATTGTTGTTGACATTCAGCATATTGGAATGTGGGTAGTTCTCCTCtcccgtcctcccctcccctcccctcccctcccctcccctcccctcccctcccctcccctcccctcccctcgacctctcctctcctctcctctcctctcctctcctctcctctcctcctcctcctcatcaccattACTAGTTGAGTTAGTAGTTTCACCTGGTGTTGGGGTTAAGTGGCTGTCCTCTAGTTGTCTCTGCATACGCAGATGACGTCAGCATCTTCATCACTAGCATGGAGGGCATTCAGTCTCTGCAGGAAACTCTGCTGTTGGGTCAGTGGAGGAGAATGACGCCACCCTTTCTGCCTGGTGGATTGGGATGGGGGCAGGAAAGGCTGAAGGTGTTGGTTGTTTTTGGGGGAACATGGAGAGGAAAAACTGGGAGGGAGTGAAGGTGAAAGTGTAGCCAGGTTACTCATTGTGGTGACACCACCAAGAGGCTGGATTTGAAGAAGAGGTTCAAAGGACCATTGTGGATTTTTTCTGGTCTTGCGGGCTTCACTTGGAGGTGCCTCTATAAGCTGCCCGTTGAAAAGCGGACCGCTGACCACCAGTGGGGGGTCATACACGGGGCGATAGCCTCAAACAGGTACAGGGCACAACCTGATCCAGAACTCGGGGAAGAGTGTGTTTTTTGCTCACAGGTGGAATCTTTAGAGCACTTTTTTGTTGAATGTTGGCGTCTCACTGCACTGTTTGATCTTTTAAAGGGGTGGGTTGAGGGTTCCGGGAACGTTTTGTtctttcagtttatttatttttgatccAAAATACAGATGACACCTGAAGCCAGTCCACACTCTGATCAACTTTCTCTCTGCCATTTGGCTAATTTAGCAGAACTAGGgtggaagggtgtgtgtgtggttgggggagggggggggggggcagtagccATGCTGGAGAAAGTGGTGAAAGCTTGACTGAGACTGGAACACTGCTATTTTCTGTTGATAGTTAATGTTGAAGCTTTCATAAATAAATGGGCCCTTGGGGGCGCTGTGCTCCGTAGGGGAGCAGAGACAGCTCCGCTTCTTCTTTTGATTCAGGTGTTGATTGATATTGATTGATGGGTTGTCCTcgagtttgtgtttatttattttttctatcCCATGAAAATGTGAGGACAATTATGTTTTGTTTATGTTAAttatgtttatgttttcattattgtaaataaatgagATTTGAAaacctctcccctcccctcccctcccctcccctcccctccctctcctctcctctcctctcctctcctctcctctcctctcccctcccctcccctcccctcccctcccctcccctcccctctcctctcctcctctcctctcctcatcccctcccctctctcctctcctctctcctctcctctcccctcccctcctctcctctcctcctcctctcctctcctctctcctctcctctcccctcccctcccctcccctcccctcccctccctctcctctcctctcctctcctctcctctcctctcctctcctctctcctctcctcatcccctcccctctcttgtTTATTTCTACAGATCCCATGTCTGTGCGGTAGCGCCCCCTGTCTGCTGTGCCGCTGCTGCCCGAGTGGAAATAATTCCACGGTGACCCGACTGATCTACGCCCTCTTCTTGCTCCTGGGGGTGGCTGTTGCATGTGTTATGTTGATGCCGGGCATGGAGGACCAGTTGAAGAAGGTATGTGAGAGACCAAAGCTGAAGGACTGAATGGTGACACCTGTTGGGTACATGGATGGAGTTCAGCTGGTTCCTGCGTTCCTCTAGTTGTGCATCAGGAAAATCATTTATAGGCCATGAAAGACCTGAAAAGCTTCAAGGTTCTTTCTTTAAAGAGTGTAATGTGCTGTAATCTAAGGCTACGGCCAACCTACCATTTGTGTTTGTCCACAGATTCCAGGGTTTTGTGAAGAAGGGATGGGTTCCTCTCTTCCGGGTGTGGGGGGCCATGTGAACTGTGACGTGCTGGTTGGCTACAGGGCCGTGTACCGCGTTTGCTTTGGCATGGCTTcgttcttcctgctcttctctttgCTTATGATTAAAGTGAAGAGCAGCCAGGACCCCCGAGCTGCTGTACATAACGGGTGAGTCACTCTCCACGTGCACAACATCTTCCACCAAAACCAATGATATGCTATTGGTGTTATAGGGCGACAGAAATTAGACTGAGACGGGGAAGCACAGCTGTTAGCATAGCAGCATGGAACTGTTTTAAGGAGTGGGATCGCTAACATTCAGCTCTCTCATCACAGCTTCTGGTTCTTCaagtttgctgctgctgttagccTGACTGTTGGGGCCTTCTTCATCTCCGAGGGTCCCTTCACCACCGGTAACTCTCCCCGACCGCACCCCCTTCCCGTATGACTGTGTCTAAATGACGTGCTGCGAGATTTTAGCGCTGCGTTTCTGCTCTAGTCTGGTTCTACATCGGCATGGCCGGAGCCTTCTGCTTCATCCTGATCCAGCTGGTTCTGCTCATTGACTTTGCACATTCTTGGAATGAATCTTGGGTGGAGAAGATGGAAGAAGGCAACTCTCGCTGCTGGTATGCAGGTATGATCTCCCAGTTGTTTCCTGTGCACTGTAAGGGATTAGCATGCAAACAGAATCAGTAACTATGGCGACCAGAGAGGATGCCAGTCTATGGAGCTGCTGCTTCTAGTAATTTGGGGGCAGCTGTGAGGTCATCTCGGCCCGTCCAAAGGGAGGATGCGTGTCCAGTAGGGCTGAGCCAAATAACCCAACCTTTCGTTCCATGACAGGAGACGAGATTCTTGGGAAAAGGAAATGGAAGGTCACTGTCCAAACCAGCCAGAACGACCAACCCCTCCTGCTGGGATGTCCCAGATGTTGTTTGAGCTCTTTTCTAACGGAGCGGTTGTGTGTTCGCAGCTCTGCTGTCGGTCACCGCGGTCAACTACCTGCTGTCTGTGGTGTCTCTGGTCCTCTTCTATCTGTACTACACCCACTCTGATGGCTGCACTGAGAACAAGGtcttcatcagcatcaacaTGCTTCTCTGCGTCGCTGCCTCACTTCTGTCCATCCTGCCTCAGATCCAGGTTCAAACcactcttcctttcctccctcacaCCTTTGGCACTAAAACCTTGGTCCTGAGGCCACAGCCAGCTGTTTTTGAGCTGAATATTCTAAATACATTTAGGAAATCCAGTTCAAAATGGAAATAGACAAAATCATGATATTAAGTTGGTCTCTATATTCCAGGGTTAGGAAAATAATTCAGGAACAAGTTTGTCTAAAACTTCGAAGGCCACGTGCACTCTTCTTGCTTCTGGGGTCATTTTTGTGAGGAAATGTTACTTAAGGGAAAGTTCTGAGCAGAAAGCTGTGGTTGAGGTTAGGGCTGGGGCTGGATTAGGTTTTGGTTTAAagttggggctggggctggattAGGGCTGGGGCTGGATTAGGGTTGGGGCTGGGGCTAGATTAGGGCTGGGGCTGGATTAGGGTTGGGGCTGGGGCTAGATTAGGGCTGGATCAGGGCTGGGGCTGGAtcaggattagggttggggttggggctGGATTAGGGCTgggattgggttagggttggggctgGGCCTGGATTAGGgctggggttgggttaggttttgggatggggctggggctggattAGGGTGGGGCTGGATTAGAGTTGGGGCTGGATTAGAGTTGGGGCTGGATTACGGTTGGATCTGGGGCTGGATTAGGGTTGGATCTGGGGCTGGATTAGGGTTGGGGCTGGATTAGACTTGGGGCTGGATTAGGGCTGGGGCTGGGTTAGGGCTGGGGCTGGATTAGGGCTGGGACTGGTTTAGGCCTGCGTCACAGACTCCTGTCCTCTAGCAGGTAGTAACCACTAGTATTGAGTCTACTGAGCAGTCACAGGAAGCACTGAGCTGTCTGATCTCTAGGCAGCAGATCTTTAATGAGCTGTTCAATGTGTGCAGGAGTCCCAGCCCAGATCTGGCCTTCTGCAGTCGTCTCTGGTGACTTTGTTCACCATGTACCTGACCTGGTCTGCCATGACCAATGAGCCTGGTAAGATCACAAACCTCAGCTCAGAACCTTCAACACTCTGCTGATCAGGATCTCTGACTGTTAGCTGTTGCATATTTCCATCCCATTATCATCGTTGTCACTAACAACAATCCACACATGAAGACCTTCAGTAGATCACTGCTCGTTGGTCAGGGACCTCGTGGACCCCTGTGGTGAGGCAGCAGATCTGGAGGCCGTCTCACTCCTTTGGACAGTCAGGTTCAAACACCTGAAGACCTAAAGAGTTTTTAAATGAGAAGCTAAAAGCATGAGTAGAAGGAGGAACCATGTGACCTCTTAAAAACTGTCCACATTATTATGCAGAACAGTTTGGATACATTTGCAGGTTATAAAGACCTGACGGAGGGACGGCGTCTCATTTAACTGTCCTCTAACGCTTGATGACTTCTACAACAGGCCGAGCGTCATTTTCATCAACTGTTAAGGAAAATCGGAGGATAATTTGGAATTCAGTGTTTATTTCACACAGAGTTAAGATGCAACTTTAGTATCCTTGCAAAATTAAGCAGTATGTCGTGCCAGGCTGTGGACGTCCCCTTCAGGCCAGGTCCAAGGAGGCCCCCTAGCTGTGCTGTACTCAGCCTATATTCTCGGGTCTGTTGTCATGTTATGCTCTAATAAAACAGTCACCAACAACTTTAATAGTGAATGAACCAACACAAGTTCAGGTTGTTTCTTCCAAATAAAAGAATTTCACCAGGAGGTCCCCTGAAAACGCAGGAGGAACCAAAAATCAGGGACTACGTGGTTGTTCCAAGAACTTTGTCTGGTTGTTGTTGACATTAAGGTTGGATTGTGGATCCACTAAGACCTGTCAGTGTTTCTGAGGAggcaccaggagcagctgggtggAGACCCCTGATGATGCTAGGTCCATGGAGTTCACCCTTCCTGACAGGACCGTCTCCAGGAACGTCCTTGAAGTGCTGATTGGACATCGTCTCAATGTCCATCCACTCACTGTTGTCCTCAAACCAACCTACAAAGAGCTTCATTTCCATCTTCTCTCTTGTTGTGAAGAgcagctgttagcttagcaaccTTTAAGCTAGGAGTTGTAACATCAGGCAGAGCTGTGATAGAGGCTCATTATCGTGCAGCTAAGGACCAAGCAGAGTGCCCGCTGTCCCATATTTGCTGTGGAATTGTGGGAGTAAACCCCCTCATTAAGGTCAGCGCAGATATGAACGcagctttttctctctcacagacaggaagtgtaacCCAAGTCTGCTGGGGATCATCGGGCTGAACAGCACCAGTGCTACTGAGCAGGACCATGTGGTCCAGTGGTGGGATGCTCAGGGGATCGTTGGGCtggtcctcttcctcttgtgtGTTCTCTACTCCAGGTACACCTGTGTCTTCCCTCGTCTGCTCTGCTCCTGTGATCTGATGGTTCCTTTC of the Takifugu flavidus isolate HTHZ2018 chromosome 19, ASM371156v2, whole genome shotgun sequence genome contains:
- the serinc1 gene encoding serine incorporator 1, which codes for MGAVLGLCSTASWIPCLCGSAPCLLCRCCPSGNNSTVTRLIYALFLLLGVAVACVMLMPGMEDQLKKIPGFCEEGMGSSLPGVGGHVNCDVLVGYRAVYRVCFGMASFFLLFSLLMIKVKSSQDPRAAVHNGFWFFKFAAAVSLTVGAFFISEGPFTTVWFYIGMAGAFCFILIQLVLLIDFAHSWNESWVEKMEEGNSRCWYAALLSVTAVNYLLSVVSLVLFYLYYTHSDGCTENKVFISINMLLCVAASLLSILPQIQESQPRSGLLQSSLVTLFTMYLTWSAMTNEPDRKCNPSLLGIIGLNSTSATEQDHVVQWWDAQGIVGLVLFLLCVLYSSIRNSSNAQVNKLTLTSDESALIEDGPAVDSFEEDSSPNRALDNEKDGVTYSYSFFHFMLFLASLYIMMTLTNWYSPDSNNEKMTSRWPSVWVKICSSWVCIALYVWTLVAPLVLVNRDFD